DNA from Alternaria dauci strain A2016 chromosome 3, whole genome shotgun sequence:
GCAGGAAAACAACAACAGCCTGACCGAGGAGCTCGCAAAACTGAGGCAAGAAAAGGAAGCTCAAGCATCGGAAATCGAGACACTACGAAGCAGGTCGAATCTCTCGCAGCAAAACTGGATCAAGGAGCGCGACGAACTCATTTCGCGGGAAGCATACGCAAGAGAGGAGTTTGAAAATGCCAAACAGGCCATGCAGGACTGGGAAGTGCTGGCCATGAATGAGCGATCCCTGCGTGAAAACATCGCTGAGAAGGAGGCCGAACTGCGAGATCAACTCGAGTCGATGAGAGAAGAGTACGAGAGGGCTGCTAGAGACAGGGACACTAACAACCAAGCCGTGGAAGGTTTGCAAAAAGCGCTACAAGAGGTGCAAAACCGTGAGTCGCCATCCAACCATTCCAACAACATCTGCTAACCGTCCAACAGTGCGGAAAGCTGAGCTCAAAAAGTCTGTCGAAACCTACGAGTCGCAGATCAACGACCTCAGAAAACAAGTCCAAGCCGCCGAATCTGCCTCTGCCGCTGCGAAAGCCACCCTGGAACAGACGCAAAAAGATCTCGAGCGCGCCCTACCGTTTGAGAAGGAGGTCAAGGAGAAAAACCTGCTCATTGGCAAACTCCGCCACGAAGCCGTAACACTAAACGAACATCTCACAAAGGCGCTGCGCATCCTGAAAAAGGGGCGGCCCGAGGACAACGTCGATCGGCAAATCATTACGAATTACTTTTTGCACTTTTTGAGCATAGATCGGAGTGATCCAAAGAAGTTTGAGGCGCTGCAGTTGATTAGTGCGCTGTTGGGGTGGACGGATGGTAAGATACTCCTCCCTCTATACCCTTCCATCATGTCACTTGCGAGTTGGATGTGCAGCTGACGGTCTTTGTAGAGCAAAAAGAGCAAGCAGGTCTTGCCCGCCCCGGCACGGCTACCTCGAGTAGCAGTCTCCGCCTTCCATTATCACCGTTCAGGCGCACACCATCGACGCCGAGCTTGAgtgcggcggcggcggatCCTATGCTTATGGCTAGTAGCTCTAGCAACAAGGAGTCACTGGCGGAGCTATGGCAAGACTTCTTGGAGCGAGAGGCTGCCGAGGGCAGAGTTGGCGCGGAGAGGAGGGGGAGCAATGTGTCTCGGGCGGGGAACACTGTGAGTCCACCGCCAAGGACGGAGAGCGGGCTGGGGCTTAGTGGGATGAAATGATGCGCTGAGAGGGGTGTAAGAATAGAGATCCAGGTCTCAAAAGGACTTGATGTAATAGATCGATGGTGTAGATTACACGTCGAATTGCTTCAGCTGGTCTCCATGTACTTCTGTTGTGTGTTCTAGTCCTCCAAGTATCGTGTTGTTACATTTCTCATGTACAAGTATTCCCAACGCCTGGAACGCGCTCATGTGTGCGTTTTACGTAGAGTAGCATGCAGTCCGCATGCCGCCGGGACCCTCTCAGCCCCCCTTCAAACCATGCGCTCCATTGCCAACCCACCACTTTTATCCTTCAGTCGCATCATCTCTTCCAGCCGGTATGCTTCAGTATTTgctcctccttctctttcCTTGGATCGGGCATCATGGTTCGCGCTCTTTGGGCCTCTTCTCGCTTCTCTCGTCCCAGTTGCTTGGCCATCTTCTTGGTAGGTCCGCGGATGGACCAGTTGAGCTGGCCGAAGATGTTGGTCTTGATGGCTGTGGCATGTGTTAGCCAAGATTCCTCTCTCCGCATCCAGATATCTGAAGTCACTCACCATCCACGCAGTAAGGGCACAGGATGTGTAACCGCTTTACTCTTCCACACCCAGAGCATGTGTTCAGCGACGTAATGTCTTTTAGTCCCTTGCCCGCCATGAACCGTTGGCGCTTCTTGCGGTATgacgtcttcttcttgggcaCCGCGTTGAGTATGCCATCCCAGATGTCGGCTAGTGACGGTATCGACGGGAGCGACAGTGAGGGTATCGCGAGTGCGCCAAAGGGTGTGCTGATTGGGCCAAAAGGTTGTGATAGGCGTTGGAGAAAAGGCGAATTGAGGACAGGGCGCATTGGGCCATTGAGGCCTGGCAGCAGCGTCTGCCACAGCGGGGGGAGCGGGCGGGCGAGTGCCATGGCGGTGCAGGCGGATTGGCGGCGGGCGGGGGTACTATGGGCCGCGATATGGCGATGTTCGTGATGGAGTCGTAAAATGTCTCTGCACCACCCCGGTAGTCGCCCGGGCCCGAGCTCCCCTTACCGCCAGAACACTAGCGCGCTTTCGCTTCCTAGCTGCCCCCTTTCCCGCGCCTGCATCTCCACGAGAAAGTCGCCAGCGCAGCGACCCTGACTATTTACTCTATTACGACGACACCTCCTACCCTTTTCTCCCCCCAATCCTCTCCTTCACCCACACCCCTCCATCACCCAATTCTGCCGTCTCGAGGCCCGCATCTCTCACAATGGCTGCCCCATACAACCAGACCCAGTCGCAGCCCATCTTCCCGGACAGCTATGTCGGTTTCGACAGCATCACCAAGCAGATTGAGAGGAAGTCGGTGAAGCGGGGTTTCCAGTTCAATGTCATCTGCGTTGGTACGATGCTCAACCAGCCACCTGTCACGACTTGCTTCTAACGCTACACAGGACAGACTGGTCTCGGCAAGTCGACGCTCATCAACACGCTCTTCGCCTCGCACCTCATGGACAGCAAGGGCCGCTTCCAGCCCGACGAGGAGGTGCgcagcaccaccaccatccaCCCCGTCTCACACATCATCGAGGAAAACGGCGTCCGTCTGCGCCTCAACATCGTCGACACGCCCGGCTACGGTGACCTGATCAACAACGAGCGCTGCTGGGACCCCATTGTCAAGTACATCAAGGACCAGCACAGCGCCTACCTCCGCAAGGAACTCACCGCCCAGCGTGAGAGGTACCTCCAGGACACGCGCATCCACTGCTgcctcttcttcatccagCCCTCTGGCCACGCCCTCAAGCCCATTGACATTGTCGTCCTCAAGAAGCTGAGCGAGTTTGTCAACGTCGTGCCCGTCATTGCCAAGAGTGACAGCTTGACGCTCGAGGAGCGTGCCGAG
Protein-coding regions in this window:
- a CDS encoding mitochondrial 54S ribosomal protein bL32m; translation: MALARPLPPLWQTLLPGLNGPMRPVLNSPFLQRLSQPFGPISTPFGALAIPSLSLPSIPSLADIWDGILNAVPKKKTSYRKKRQRFMAGKGLKDITSLNTCSGCGRVKRLHILCPYCVDAIKTNIFGQLNWSIRGPTKKMAKQLGREKREEAQRARTMMPDPRKEKEEQILKHTGWKR